In Tolypothrix sp. NIES-4075, the following proteins share a genomic window:
- a CDS encoding Photosystem I reaction center subunit III: MRRLFTLVLAICLMFNFAPPAKALGADLVPCKDSPAFLQRAAEARNTTSDPASGQKRFERYAQAICGPEGLPHLIVDGRLDRAGDFIIPGILFLYIAGWIGWVGRAYLQAIKKEGGDVEKKEIIIEVPKAFSLMLSGFTWPLAAVKELLSGELTAKDTEIPISPR; the protein is encoded by the coding sequence ATGAGACGATTGTTTACTTTGGTTTTGGCGATTTGCCTAATGTTCAATTTTGCCCCGCCAGCAAAAGCGTTAGGGGCTGACCTTGTACCCTGCAAGGACTCTCCTGCTTTTCTACAACGGGCAGCAGAGGCGCGTAACACTACCTCAGACCCTGCCTCCGGACAAAAGCGATTTGAGCGTTATGCCCAAGCTATCTGTGGTCCAGAAGGTTTACCTCATCTGATAGTCGATGGTCGTCTAGATCGCGCTGGTGACTTTATAATACCGGGCATTCTCTTTTTGTATATCGCAGGATGGATTGGTTGGGTAGGTCGCGCTTATCTGCAAGCCATCAAGAAAGAAGGTGGTGACGTGGAGAAAAAGGAAATCATCATCGAAGTGCCAAAGGCATTTTCACTAATGCTGTCAGGCTTTACTTGGCCCCTAGCCGCCGTGAAAGAATTGCTTTCGGGCGAATTGACAGCTAAAGATACCGAAATCCCCATTTCACCACGCTAA
- a CDS encoding photosystem I reaction center subunit XI produces the protein MAQAIDASKNSPSDVRNREVVFPEWRDPQRGNLETPINASPLVKWYINALPAYRPGITTFRRGLEVGMAHGYWIFGPFAKLGPLRNTDNANLAGLLATIGLIVILTGTLSLYANSNPPQPVATVTVPNPPDSFKTKEGWSNFGSAFLIGGLGGAVVAYLVASNIELIQGLFGG, from the coding sequence ATGGCGCAAGCAATAGACGCATCAAAAAATAGTCCTAGCGATGTTAGAAATCGCGAGGTTGTCTTTCCAGAATGGCGCGATCCGCAGCGGGGAAATCTAGAAACGCCGATTAATGCTTCTCCATTGGTCAAGTGGTACATTAATGCCTTGCCCGCCTATCGCCCAGGTATAACTACCTTCAGACGAGGGTTAGAAGTCGGTATGGCTCATGGTTACTGGATATTTGGTCCCTTTGCCAAATTGGGTCCCCTGCGGAATACAGATAATGCCAACTTAGCTGGGTTACTAGCAACCATTGGCTTAATTGTTATTCTTACCGGCACCCTCTCCCTGTATGCTAATAGCAATCCTCCCCAACCAGTTGCCACCGTCACTGTACCCAATCCTCCAGATTCTTTTAAAACTAAAGAAGGTTGGAGTAACTTTGGCAGTGCTTTCTTAATCGGTGGTCTTGGTGGTGCAGTAGTTGCTTACCTTGTGGCTTCTAATATCGAACTAATTCAAGGTTTATTCGGCGGTTAG
- a CDS encoding Photosystem I reaction center subunit IX produces MQQNYFLKYLSLAPVLLFAHLIFVAVVWIVFNNLFPDLLFHPMP; encoded by the coding sequence ATGCAGCAGAACTATTTCCTTAAATATCTTTCCCTAGCACCAGTTTTACTGTTCGCCCACTTGATTTTTGTTGCCGTTGTGTGGATTGTATTTAACAACTTGTTCCCCGACCTACTTTTCCACCCGATGCCATAA
- a CDS encoding aminotransferase class I/II-fold pyridoxal phosphate-dependent enzyme, translated as MEHTASDMDGKLSTYKMIASHYPEMKVRLHTPAHQGVRGVSEYFDDRIYAYDLPFFNRDKFDSIEKYISGLYKTKRTFFLTGGASQGILIACAILARKHRKIAIGLNIHISIIHGFILSGLEPFFIPSRSLMPTDEEVIQALETTGEVTALFLTHPSYDGITTDLGKIAKYCRYKNIEFIVDEAHGTHFPFLAEENLSALSVECDLVVHSLHKFVGSLVQTALLHLPATSRITEEEVMTSLSLFETTSRSNLLLLSIEEAIRLAFGDERKSLFQKAACNCHELRCLLDNWGNVLTYDSQVSDPLKFFLYSDRATGDEIGDLIIERGIDYEYSNQRGVLLIFSFQNTDNDFVYVTQVLEEIYQIIAGKEQRQVFDEDFLVRTPVIRCSPREAFFCNKKKLLLQQAKGMISCYCIKQVPPGIPILIPGEEITDWHLQKIKPDTLLEVMI; from the coding sequence ATGGAACACACAGCGAGCGACATGGATGGCAAATTGTCCACTTATAAGATGATTGCATCTCATTACCCAGAAATGAAAGTTCGGCTCCATACTCCTGCTCATCAAGGAGTTCGAGGGGTATCTGAATATTTTGACGATCGCATCTACGCTTATGATTTACCTTTCTTTAATCGTGACAAGTTTGACAGCATCGAAAAGTATATTTCTGGATTATATAAAACTAAGCGTACCTTTTTTCTCACTGGAGGAGCCAGCCAAGGGATTTTAATTGCCTGTGCAATACTAGCAAGAAAGCACCGAAAAATTGCTATTGGTCTGAATATTCATATTTCAATAATTCATGGCTTTATCCTCTCAGGATTAGAGCCATTTTTTATTCCGTCGCGTTCGTTAATGCCAACAGATGAAGAAGTTATTCAAGCATTAGAAACAACAGGAGAAGTTACTGCACTTTTTTTAACACATCCCAGCTATGATGGCATCACAACTGATTTGGGGAAAATTGCCAAATACTGCCGTTATAAAAATATTGAGTTCATTGTTGATGAAGCTCATGGAACTCATTTTCCTTTTTTAGCAGAAGAGAATCTATCAGCGCTGTCTGTAGAATGTGACTTAGTTGTTCATAGCTTACACAAATTTGTTGGTAGTCTTGTGCAAACAGCTTTACTTCATTTACCTGCAACATCAAGAATTACAGAAGAAGAAGTGATGACATCACTGTCACTGTTTGAAACAACATCACGAAGTAACCTACTTTTATTAAGTATAGAAGAAGCTATTCGGCTGGCTTTTGGAGATGAAAGAAAGTCGCTTTTTCAAAAGGCTGCTTGCAACTGCCATGAATTACGATGTCTGCTGGATAATTGGGGAAATGTCTTAACCTATGATTCTCAAGTTAGTGATCCATTAAAGTTTTTTCTGTATAGCGATCGCGCAACAGGTGATGAAATTGGTGACTTAATTATTGAACGTGGCATTGACTATGAATATTCAAATCAAAGAGGAGTATTACTAATTTTTTCATTTCAAAATACTGATAATGATTTTGTCTATGTCACTCAAGTACTTGAAGAAATTTATCAAATTATTGCTGGTAAAGAACAGAGACAGGTGTTTGATGAAGATTTTTTGGTTCGCACTCCGGTGATACGCTGTTCACCAAGGGAGGCTTTTTTTTGCAATAAGAAAAAGCTTTTACTTCAGCAAGCTAAAGGTATGATAAGTTGTTATTGTATCAAACAAGTTCCTCCAGGTATTCCTATTCTGATACCAGGTGAAGAAATTACCGACTGGCATCTTCAGAAAATAAAGCCAGATACTTTACTTGAAGTAATGATTTAG
- a CDS encoding DUF3326 domain-containing protein codes for MSQVFTKDFEIECPPKQRIWSEIAHRIEELGLPGIPIRMILTAVRQQKLVFECSFLETDRKPVWSSLLDIRHRQISSAKPFVAVSIVPTGVRAEIGGFAGDATPSVNLLAKACDYLVVNPNSVTASDLYYASDNVLYLEGNLICHLLLGHTTLIPETRAKIGVVIEKAEEKYLNVVFNAINSLRTVRGINIEPVIVTGGSVSTECIFSSYGHASGKFEGIDELMKALDVVTQTDTTAVALSTSLSIEKEIKTQYFNGEIMPNPWGGAEAILTHMTTNFYPFTAAHSPLCLDFSEEELNILYTLGDPRDGAELISMSFLCSTLKGLTHSPRLAKFDTPLPSGCQGFSVENVSAVVMPESTVGNIPFFASLEQNIPVILVRDNHTQYEITPSILGIDHSQRKIYYVNSYMEAAGLLLALRHGIAPEATTRPIPPIEPIFL; via the coding sequence GTGTCACAAGTTTTTACGAAAGATTTTGAAATTGAATGCCCACCAAAGCAACGAATTTGGAGTGAAATTGCTCATCGAATTGAAGAACTGGGACTACCTGGAATACCGATCCGAATGATCTTGACGGCAGTCCGCCAACAGAAGTTGGTGTTTGAATGCAGTTTTCTGGAAACAGATAGAAAGCCTGTCTGGTCTTCTTTATTAGATATTCGCCATCGTCAAATATCTTCAGCGAAACCTTTTGTTGCTGTAAGTATTGTCCCAACAGGAGTGCGTGCGGAAATAGGAGGTTTTGCTGGTGACGCTACTCCAAGTGTCAATCTTTTAGCCAAAGCTTGTGATTATTTAGTTGTTAATCCCAACTCAGTTACAGCGTCTGACCTCTATTATGCTAGTGACAATGTTCTTTACCTGGAAGGGAATCTAATTTGCCATTTATTGTTGGGGCATACTACTCTGATTCCAGAAACTCGCGCCAAAATTGGCGTGGTTATTGAGAAAGCCGAAGAAAAATATTTGAATGTCGTCTTCAATGCCATCAATTCTCTTAGAACTGTGAGAGGCATCAATATTGAACCTGTAATAGTTACAGGTGGGTCGGTGAGCACTGAATGTATTTTTTCTTCCTATGGTCATGCCTCTGGAAAATTTGAAGGCATTGATGAGCTGATGAAAGCATTAGATGTTGTTACTCAAACAGATACTACTGCCGTTGCTTTATCCACAAGTCTCTCAATTGAAAAAGAAATTAAAACGCAGTATTTCAACGGAGAAATCATGCCAAATCCTTGGGGAGGAGCAGAGGCAATTCTCACTCACATGACGACGAATTTTTATCCTTTTACTGCTGCTCATTCACCATTGTGTTTAGACTTCTCAGAAGAAGAATTAAACATATTGTATACTTTAGGTGACCCAAGGGATGGAGCAGAGTTAATCTCTATGTCATTTCTCTGTTCAACTTTAAAAGGATTAACCCACTCTCCACGTCTTGCCAAATTCGATACTCCTTTGCCCTCAGGATGCCAGGGATTTTCTGTAGAAAATGTCTCAGCAGTTGTGATGCCAGAGAGTACTGTAGGCAACATTCCCTTCTTTGCTTCTCTTGAGCAAAATATTCCAGTTATTTTGGTTCGGGACAATCACACCCAGTATGAAATAACTCCCTCAATTCTGGGAATTGACCACAGTCAAAGGAAAATTTACTACGTGAATAGTTACATGGAAGCTGCTGGTTTACTCCTTGCTTTACGGCATGGAATTGCCCCCGAAGCGACAACACGTCCTATACCCCCAATAGAGCCAATTTTTCTGTGA
- the remA gene encoding extracellular matrix/biofilm regulator RemA, producing MDIQLINIGFGNIVSANRVVAIVSPESAPIKRIITDARDRGQLIDATYGRRTRAVIITDSSHVILSAIQPETVANRFVVSREHQVVDN from the coding sequence ATGGACATTCAGTTAATCAACATCGGTTTTGGCAATATTGTGTCTGCCAATCGAGTAGTTGCTATTGTCAGTCCAGAGTCTGCCCCGATTAAGCGGATTATTACTGACGCAAGAGACAGAGGTCAACTGATTGACGCGACTTATGGTCGCAGGACTAGGGCTGTAATTATCACTGATTCCAGCCATGTGATTCTATCGGCGATTCAACCGGAGACGGTAGCAAATCGCTTTGTAGTTTCCCGCGAGCATCAAGTTGTAGATAATTGA
- a CDS encoding GNAT family N-acetyltransferase — protein MGFWKTWFSTPEAVASSRTNSFEEMSAEVVGNSSSNGVGDAPPKETRIVFSTERDIDLYELEELCDAVGWSRRPLRKVKKAIEHSFLVATMWQVRGTQRRLIGFARATSDHAFNATIWDVVVHPDFQAKGLGKALMKYVLKKLRSEEISNVTLFADPHVVDFYRTMGFVADPEGIKGMFWYPQ, from the coding sequence ATGGGTTTTTGGAAAACTTGGTTTAGTACTCCCGAAGCTGTAGCGTCATCTAGGACGAACTCTTTTGAAGAGATGAGCGCGGAAGTTGTAGGCAATTCTAGCTCTAATGGCGTTGGCGATGCTCCTCCGAAGGAGACTCGCATCGTTTTTAGTACGGAGCGAGATATTGACTTGTATGAATTAGAAGAACTCTGTGATGCCGTCGGTTGGTCGCGTCGTCCTTTGAGAAAAGTGAAAAAAGCGATCGAGCATAGTTTTCTCGTAGCCACAATGTGGCAAGTGCGAGGAACCCAACGACGGCTGATTGGTTTTGCCCGTGCTACCTCAGACCACGCTTTTAATGCCACTATTTGGGATGTGGTAGTTCACCCGGACTTTCAAGCTAAAGGACTGGGTAAAGCACTGATGAAGTACGTACTCAAAAAACTCCGAAGTGAAGAGATTAGCAATGTCACTCTCTTTGCTGACCCTCATGTTGTCGATTTTTATCGGACTATGGGCTTTGTCGCCGATCCTGAAGGTATTAAAGGCATGTTTTGGTATCCTCAGTAA
- a CDS encoding alpha/beta fold hydrolase: MAKIEILGVPHAYELTAPTTYPHALVFIHGWLNSRGYWQPVISHLSVDFQCLSYDLRGFGESQPEAKIDFSREDTSSLSLTDNDRCQVGYPFDSVYTPAAYAQDLAVLLQQMNISSAWLIGHSLGGTIALWGAAQMLDRVKGVICINAGGGIYLKEAFEQFRSTGQKLLQIRPRWLCQVPLIDLLFTRDTVARPLDRFWARQRVIDFVVADPEAALGTLLDSTTEEEINRLPQLVSKIKQPVYFLAGAEDKIMEPKYVRHLASFHALFQYSGDNVIEIPDCGHLAMLEQPNAVANHIRSIVRS; this comes from the coding sequence ATGGCAAAAATTGAAATATTGGGCGTTCCACACGCATACGAGCTAACGGCTCCCACGACCTACCCCCATGCTTTAGTTTTTATCCACGGTTGGCTCAATAGCCGTGGATACTGGCAACCTGTGATTTCTCACTTATCAGTTGATTTCCAGTGCCTGTCTTATGATTTGCGTGGGTTTGGTGAGTCCCAGCCTGAGGCAAAAATTGATTTTAGTCGGGAAGACACATCTAGTTTGAGCCTAACTGACAATGACCGTTGTCAAGTTGGCTATCCGTTCGATTCTGTTTATACTCCAGCTGCTTATGCTCAGGATTTAGCGGTTCTTCTGCAACAGATGAATATTAGCAGTGCTTGGCTAATTGGTCATTCTTTAGGAGGCACGATCGCTCTTTGGGGTGCGGCACAAATGCTCGATCGCGTTAAGGGTGTCATCTGTATTAACGCAGGTGGTGGAATTTATCTCAAAGAAGCTTTTGAGCAGTTTCGCTCAACAGGTCAGAAATTATTGCAAATCCGTCCGAGGTGGCTGTGCCAAGTACCTTTGATTGATTTACTTTTTACTAGAGATACTGTGGCACGTCCTTTGGATCGCTTTTGGGCACGTCAAAGGGTGATTGATTTTGTTGTGGCTGACCCGGAAGCTGCTCTAGGAACGCTGCTAGACTCAACAACTGAGGAAGAAATTAACCGCTTACCCCAGTTGGTATCCAAAATTAAACAACCAGTTTATTTCTTAGCTGGTGCGGAAGATAAAATTATGGAACCAAAGTATGTTCGCCATTTAGCTAGCTTTCATGCTTTGTTCCAATACTCTGGTGACAATGTGATTGAAATTCCTGATTGCGGACATTTGGCAATGTTAGAGCAGCCAAATGCGGTTGCCAATCACATCCGATCAATAGTTAGGAGTTAG
- the tsaD gene encoding tRNA (adenosine(37)-N6)-threonylcarbamoyltransferase complex transferase subunit TsaD — MATVLAIETSCDETAVAIVNNRQVCSSIVASQILVHQQYGGVVPEVASRQHLETINQAIAQALEQAKLDWEKIDGIAATCAPGLVGALLVGLTAAKTLAIIHNKPFLGVHHLEGHIYATYLSEPTIKPPFLSLLVSGGHTSLIYVKDCGKYETLGQTRDDAAGEAFDKVARLLKLGYPGGPMIDKLAQSGNPQAFVLPEGKVSLPGGGYHRYDSSFSGLKTAVQRLVQQFEKNGEQVPVADIAASFQETVARSLTKRAIACALDYDLKIIAVGGGVAANSGLRKHLQAAACEPNLRVLFPPMKYCTDNAAMIGCTASEHLALGHTSPLTLSVQSRLSLTQVMDLYQIG; from the coding sequence ATGGCAACCGTTTTAGCTATAGAAACCAGCTGCGATGAAACTGCCGTAGCAATTGTAAACAATCGTCAAGTTTGTAGTAGTATTGTTGCCTCCCAAATCCTGGTTCATCAGCAGTATGGCGGGGTAGTACCAGAAGTGGCATCCCGCCAGCATTTAGAAACGATAAATCAAGCGATCGCTCAAGCCCTCGAACAAGCAAAACTAGATTGGGAAAAAATCGACGGAATTGCCGCAACTTGTGCCCCCGGACTCGTGGGAGCGCTTTTAGTGGGGTTAACTGCTGCCAAAACCCTGGCAATAATACACAACAAACCATTTTTAGGAGTTCACCACCTTGAAGGTCATATTTACGCAACTTACCTAAGCGAGCCAACTATCAAGCCTCCTTTTCTTAGCTTACTGGTTTCCGGCGGACACACAAGCTTGATTTATGTCAAAGATTGTGGTAAGTACGAAACCTTAGGACAAACCCGCGATGATGCGGCAGGTGAAGCTTTTGATAAAGTAGCGCGGTTGTTAAAGTTGGGCTATCCCGGTGGACCGATGATTGATAAACTGGCGCAGTCAGGCAATCCGCAAGCCTTTGTTTTGCCAGAAGGAAAAGTTTCCTTACCCGGTGGGGGATATCATCGCTATGATTCGAGCTTTAGCGGGTTAAAAACGGCAGTACAGCGACTAGTGCAACAATTCGAGAAAAATGGCGAGCAAGTACCTGTAGCCGATATTGCGGCGAGTTTTCAAGAAACCGTAGCGCGATCGCTTACCAAAAGAGCGATCGCCTGTGCCCTTGACTACGATCTGAAAATTATCGCCGTCGGTGGAGGCGTAGCCGCCAACAGCGGTTTGAGGAAACATTTACAAGCAGCCGCCTGTGAGCCTAACCTGCGCGTGTTATTTCCCCCAATGAAATATTGCACCGATAATGCCGCCATGATAGGCTGTACAGCCTCAGAGCATCTAGCCCTTGGTCATACATCGCCACTTACCCTAAGCGTTCAATCAAGACTGTCGCTTACCCAAGTCATGGATTTATATCAAATCGGGTAA
- a CDS encoding SET domain-containing protein-lysine N-methyltransferase: MLCIKTEVRESNITNAGKGLFSLDFIPKGSIVFIPITTFPIDNIVSVKQYREELKTKNNFPLNAGMRWGGDYVLYCSKTPHDADYINHASNPNLLSCLGFFFALDDINCGDELTLDYRYIGFGGEIEVITDNQEEIIGLSAKEALLQSAKKLISLLNEVDDIHCFDLPIQKLTEEG; this comes from the coding sequence ATGCTGTGCATCAAAACAGAAGTCAGAGAGTCTAACATAACCAACGCTGGTAAGGGATTATTTAGCCTAGATTTTATACCTAAAGGAAGTATAGTTTTTATTCCGATCACTACTTTTCCTATAGATAATATTGTTTCAGTTAAACAATATCGAGAAGAATTAAAAACAAAGAATAATTTTCCGCTGAATGCTGGGATGAGGTGGGGTGGGGATTATGTTCTTTACTGTAGTAAAACACCACACGATGCAGATTATATTAATCATGCAAGCAATCCCAATCTTTTGTCATGTCTTGGCTTCTTTTTTGCTTTAGATGATATCAACTGTGGAGATGAATTAACTTTAGATTATAGGTATATAGGATTTGGAGGGGAGATAGAAGTAATAACTGACAACCAAGAAGAAATTATTGGGTTATCTGCCAAAGAAGCCTTATTACAGTCAGCGAAAAAACTAATCAGTCTTTTAAATGAAGTTGACGATATACATTGTTTTGATTTGCCTATTCAGAAGTTGACAGAAGAAGGATAA
- a CDS encoding SDR family oxidoreductase has translation MIEQKVALVTGASRGIGRTVALGLIEDGFRLALVARSLESLQSIASEIAALNLHPDSQPLLFPIDITKRDSVHKIVAEIDKVWGRIDLFFNNAGAWTEGTLDVSIDEFDRIFSTNLKAGFYFLQAVVPIMKQQGFGQIVNLVCITAKGAEPDWGVYSASKYAFFGLTEAIHFDLIKYGIKVTAICPSWVDTNMAQQAATPYQSDEMIQKEDILNTIRWLLKMSPKASIKEVVIDCTSEQLQR, from the coding sequence ATGATTGAGCAAAAAGTTGCATTAGTGACGGGTGCTAGTCGAGGAATTGGGAGAACAGTAGCACTTGGGTTGATTGAAGACGGTTTTCGTCTAGCTCTTGTTGCGCGATCGCTTGAAAGTTTGCAATCTATTGCTTCAGAGATTGCTGCACTTAATTTGCATCCTGACTCACAACCACTGCTGTTTCCCATTGATATTACAAAGCGCGATTCTGTCCACAAAATTGTTGCGGAAATTGACAAGGTATGGGGACGTATCGATTTATTTTTCAATAATGCAGGAGCGTGGACAGAGGGAACCCTTGATGTATCAATTGACGAATTTGACAGAATCTTCTCAACTAATTTGAAAGCAGGTTTTTATTTTCTCCAAGCTGTTGTTCCCATCATGAAACAACAAGGGTTTGGTCAAATAGTAAATTTAGTGTGCATAACTGCTAAAGGTGCTGAACCTGATTGGGGTGTATACAGTGCTTCTAAATATGCCTTTTTCGGGTTAACTGAAGCTATTCACTTTGATTTAATCAAGTATGGAATCAAAGTCACGGCTATCTGTCCGAGTTGGGTTGATACGAATATGGCTCAACAAGCAGCTACACCCTATCAATCGGATGAAATGATTCAAAAAGAGGACATTTTAAATACTATTAGATGGTTATTAAAAATGTCTCCGAAAGCATCAATTAAGGAGGTAGTGATAGATTGTACGAGCGAGCAGCTTCAAAGATAA
- a CDS encoding MATE family efflux transporter, which yields MRSPSKFLSEIRTTLQLTVPLGGIQLAEASVSFINSVMMGLLGIESLAAGALGAIAFQTLVFLCMGVLEGGSPLAAEAFGAGDTDRIRQLFAQGFWLVVMVSLPMMLLTWHLDSILLLLGQQKDTVAQTSTYLKAIVWAFPAAVGFLILKEIATALNRPQLISAIALSRIPLNIIANYLLIFGNLGLPSLGLAGIGWAGTFVFWVNFLAAAAVLAFHPSFKEYKLFGSLQFNRDVLAELWQNGWPLGLEYASTFFLFTLIALLSGYMGTTLLAANEIVVQSIELSLIVPIAISYAAMTRVGQMMGQNDPRGAKTAGFATIAIGIATTSLIAVGLFLFPEQIATIFLDASEPDHVLAITSAIPLLKISALFLIAFGLNMIALGTLMGIQDARLPLVINILFQWGIGMTSGYLLCFHLNWGSIGLWSGLTIGISLSTVFLIYRFYLLMSELIQKVEDEEELDSAIILRNV from the coding sequence ATGCGATCGCCGTCAAAATTTCTATCAGAAATCCGTACCACTTTGCAATTAACAGTGCCTTTGGGGGGCATTCAACTAGCAGAAGCATCCGTGAGTTTTATCAATAGCGTGATGATGGGATTGTTAGGCATTGAATCCCTCGCGGCTGGTGCTCTGGGTGCGATCGCCTTCCAGACTCTAGTTTTCTTGTGTATGGGGGTTTTAGAAGGAGGCAGTCCCCTAGCGGCTGAAGCCTTTGGCGCTGGAGACACAGATCGCATTCGCCAACTTTTTGCTCAAGGATTCTGGCTGGTGGTGATGGTGTCTTTACCGATGATGTTGCTCACTTGGCATCTAGACTCGATTTTGCTCTTATTGGGTCAACAAAAAGACACGGTAGCCCAAACTAGTACTTATTTAAAAGCCATTGTTTGGGCTTTTCCAGCAGCGGTAGGTTTCTTGATCCTCAAGGAGATTGCCACAGCCCTCAATCGTCCCCAACTCATTAGTGCGATCGCTCTGAGTAGGATTCCCTTGAATATTATTGCTAACTACCTTTTAATATTTGGGAATTTAGGCTTACCAAGTTTAGGATTAGCGGGGATTGGTTGGGCTGGCACTTTTGTCTTCTGGGTAAATTTCCTTGCTGCTGCTGCCGTACTTGCCTTCCATCCTTCGTTTAAAGAATACAAATTGTTTGGTTCTTTACAGTTTAATCGAGATGTGTTAGCCGAACTTTGGCAAAATGGCTGGCCCCTGGGATTAGAATATGCCTCTACATTTTTCTTGTTTACCTTGATTGCCTTATTAAGCGGCTATATGGGAACAACCCTATTAGCTGCAAATGAAATTGTCGTGCAAAGTATAGAATTATCATTGATTGTGCCGATAGCAATCTCTTACGCTGCCATGACGCGAGTGGGACAAATGATGGGTCAGAATGACCCAAGGGGTGCAAAAACGGCAGGATTTGCCACAATTGCCATCGGTATAGCAACAACTAGTTTAATTGCCGTTGGTTTATTTCTATTTCCAGAGCAGATTGCCACTATCTTTTTAGATGCAAGTGAGCCAGATCATGTTCTAGCAATCACATCTGCAATCCCCTTGTTGAAAATTTCAGCACTTTTTCTCATCGCTTTTGGACTTAACATGATTGCTTTAGGGACGTTGATGGGTATCCAAGATGCTCGCTTACCTTTAGTGATTAATATACTGTTTCAGTGGGGTATTGGGATGACAAGCGGTTACCTGCTTTGCTTCCATCTCAATTGGGGTTCTATCGGCTTATGGTCAGGATTAACTATAGGAATCTCACTATCTACAGTGTTTTTAATCTATCGTTTTTACCTTTTGATGTCTGAGCTTATTCAAAAAGTTGAAGATGAGGAAGAGTTAGATAGTGCGATTATTCTCAGGAATGTTTGA
- the gmk gene encoding guanylate kinase, which translates to MMQVLSIQNGATTKECPPLGRLIVLTGPSGVGKGTLMRSLLQRHPELYYSVSVTTRSPRTGEIDGKNYYFISRNKFEQLVAQGEFLEWAEFAGNYYGTPRQAVINQIRAGKTVVLEIELEGARQIRASFPSALSIFILPPSFEELEQRIRNRGQDSEEAIARRLQCAQEEIKAAEEFDIQIVNDDLEIAVNAIAAALFG; encoded by the coding sequence ATGATGCAAGTTTTATCCATCCAGAATGGTGCTACTACCAAAGAATGCCCCCCTCTAGGCAGGCTGATTGTTTTAACAGGTCCCAGTGGTGTCGGCAAAGGCACACTCATGCGATCGCTTCTACAGCGTCATCCGGAGCTATACTATTCAGTATCCGTGACGACTCGTTCTCCCCGGACTGGGGAAATCGACGGCAAAAATTATTACTTTATTAGCCGTAACAAATTTGAACAATTGGTTGCTCAAGGTGAATTCCTAGAATGGGCGGAATTTGCGGGTAACTATTACGGCACTCCTCGTCAAGCGGTAATTAACCAAATTCGCGCCGGTAAGACGGTTGTGCTAGAAATTGAGTTGGAAGGGGCACGACAAATCCGCGCTTCTTTCCCTAGCGCCCTCAGCATCTTTATTCTACCGCCTTCATTTGAAGAGTTAGAGCAACGGATACGCAATCGCGGACAGGACTCAGAGGAAGCGATCGCCCGTCGTCTGCAATGTGCCCAAGAAGAAATTAAAGCCGCTGAAGAATTTGATATTCAAATCGTGAATGACGATTTGGAGATTGCTGTAAATGCGATCGCTGCTGCTTTATTTGGTTAA